A genomic segment from Nitrospira sp. encodes:
- a CDS encoding Respiratory nitrate reductase gamma chain, with protein MADVHEFFFQIYPYIAGSVFLLGSLLRFERGQYTWTSDSSELLRRGTLRLGSNLFHVGVLFLFLGHLVGLLIPEVFGILGIGLRGHQLVAMISGGLFGFICLVGLVLLIHRRVSDRRIRATTHVMDMVVLVWILLTLCFGLSTLYFSARELSGGYLIPLSQWARHIVTFRGGAATLAAEVPVAYQVHLVLGMTLFALIPFSRLVHIWSGFALPVYLLRPYQVVRSGMRHR; from the coding sequence ATGGCCGATGTGCATGAGTTCTTCTTTCAGATTTACCCCTACATAGCCGGCTCCGTGTTTCTCCTGGGCAGTTTGTTGCGCTTCGAGCGAGGCCAGTACACCTGGACGAGCGATTCGAGCGAATTGCTCCGGCGCGGTACGCTCCGGCTCGGCAGCAACCTCTTCCATGTCGGAGTGCTGTTCCTCTTTTTGGGACACCTTGTCGGTCTTCTCATACCGGAGGTGTTCGGAATTCTGGGGATCGGCCTGCGCGGACATCAGTTGGTGGCCATGATCAGCGGCGGACTCTTCGGATTCATCTGCTTGGTCGGGCTGGTCCTGCTCATCCATCGACGGGTGAGTGATCGGAGGATCCGCGCGACCACACACGTGATGGATATGGTCGTACTTGTGTGGATCCTCCTGACCCTGTGTTTTGGGTTGTCCACTCTATATTTTTCCGCTCGTGAGTTGTCAGGAGGCTACTTGATTCCCTTGTCTCAATGGGCCCGCCATATCGTGACGTTTCGCGGCGGCGCCGCAACGTTGGCAGCGGAAGTACCAGTAGCCTATCAAGTGCATCTGGTCTTGGGGATGACATTGTTTGCGCTCATTCCCTTCAGCAGGCTGGTCCATATCTGGAGCGGATTTGCGTTGCCGGTCTATCTCCTGCGACCCTATCAAGTGGTGCGCTCGGGAATGCGTCATCGTTAG
- a CDS encoding Respiratory nitrate reductase delta chain, giving the protein MKLYKVIAVLLTYPEQDWLQSIGELRTTVAAETGRARRAGHRLDGLFTHFDRGPLIELQETYVETFDRNPAHSLSIFEHRMGESRERGEAMVRLVEEYREFGLEVMSHELPDFIPVFLEFLSLIPPEEAQRRLVGIDDVLQILRSRLTGAGSPYAGVFDALTALTSDAALWRTSFSIHKVKRFLRRMPSGIRIEVQGTLAKESIDRDGHHESRHESRR; this is encoded by the coding sequence ATGAAACTTTATAAAGTCATTGCCGTACTCTTGACCTATCCCGAACAGGATTGGCTGCAATCGATCGGGGAGTTGCGGACAACTGTGGCCGCCGAGACGGGACGAGCCCGGCGCGCGGGACACCGGCTCGACGGGCTGTTCACCCATTTCGATCGCGGACCGTTGATCGAGTTACAGGAGACCTATGTCGAGACCTTCGATCGAAATCCGGCCCATTCGCTGTCGATCTTCGAGCATAGGATGGGGGAATCTCGAGAGCGAGGGGAAGCGATGGTTCGTCTTGTTGAGGAATACCGTGAGTTCGGGTTGGAAGTGATGAGTCATGAGTTGCCCGATTTTATTCCGGTGTTCCTCGAATTCCTGTCTCTGATTCCTCCGGAGGAGGCGCAACGGCGCCTCGTCGGCATCGACGACGTCCTGCAGATTCTACGGAGCCGGCTTACAGGTGCCGGCTCTCCCTACGCCGGTGTCTTCGATGCCCTTACTGCGTTGACTTCCGACGCGGCATTATGGAGGACCTCGTTCTCCATTCATAAAGTGAAGCGTTTTCTTCGGCGGATGCCTTCCGGGATCCGAATCGAAGTGCAGGGAACGTTGGCGAAAGAGTCAATTGATCGCGACGGACACCATGAGAGCAGACACGAATCGAGGCGATGA
- a CDS encoding Respiratory nitrate reductase beta chain, translating to MKVRAQVAMVMNLDKCIGCHTCSVTCKNVWTSREGMEYVWFNNVETKPGIGYPREWENQEHWKGGWRRKENGAIEPKQGARWRILSNIFSNPHLPQLDDYYEPFTFDYDQLQRAPEGPMVPTARPLSVITGEVKDKIEWGPNWEDDLGGESAERLKDVNCEGIDPDLLASFENTFLFYLPRLCEHCLNPTCVASCPSGSIYKREEDGIVLVDQDKCRGWRMCVSGCPYKKIYFNWSTGKAEKCTFCYPRIESGQPTICSETCVGRLRYLGVILYDADRIENAASVEQERDLYESQLGLFLDPHDSTVQAQARQDGIPDNWLDAATRSPVYKLAVEWRLAFPLHPEYRTLPMVWYIPPLSPVANSVEIDPPGAEPFPDTSSLRIPVRYLANLLTAGNEEPIVRAVDRLLAMRRYMRKKDLDGQADVSLIQPAGLTESQVMEMYRYLAIGDYEDRYVIPTSHQETVAHSFDDQGSCGFSADSRFSEGVTGTSVFAGKEQAKAQFISVNDIRRGNRRP from the coding sequence ATGAAAGTCCGCGCACAGGTGGCCATGGTCATGAACCTCGACAAATGTATCGGCTGCCACACCTGCTCCGTCACCTGCAAGAACGTCTGGACCTCCCGCGAAGGCATGGAATACGTCTGGTTCAACAATGTCGAGACCAAGCCGGGCATCGGCTATCCACGCGAGTGGGAAAACCAGGAGCACTGGAAGGGCGGTTGGCGGCGAAAGGAGAACGGCGCGATCGAACCGAAGCAGGGCGCGCGCTGGCGCATCCTGAGCAACATCTTTTCGAATCCTCACCTGCCGCAGCTCGATGATTATTACGAGCCGTTCACGTTCGACTACGACCAGCTCCAGCGCGCGCCGGAAGGGCCGATGGTGCCCACCGCCCGGCCTCTGTCCGTCATCACCGGGGAGGTCAAGGACAAGATCGAGTGGGGTCCGAATTGGGAGGACGATCTCGGCGGCGAGTCGGCGGAGCGACTCAAAGACGTCAATTGCGAGGGAATCGATCCGGATCTTCTGGCCTCGTTCGAAAACACCTTTCTATTCTACCTACCGCGGCTTTGCGAACATTGTTTGAATCCCACCTGCGTCGCGTCCTGCCCGTCCGGATCGATCTATAAGCGAGAAGAAGACGGCATCGTGCTCGTGGATCAGGACAAGTGCCGCGGCTGGCGGATGTGCGTCAGCGGGTGCCCCTATAAAAAAATCTACTTTAACTGGAGCACCGGGAAGGCGGAGAAATGCACCTTCTGCTACCCGCGCATCGAATCGGGCCAGCCCACGATTTGCTCGGAAACCTGCGTCGGCCGCCTCCGATACCTGGGCGTGATTCTCTATGACGCGGACCGCATCGAAAACGCGGCGAGCGTCGAGCAGGAACGGGATCTCTATGAATCCCAGCTTGGTCTGTTTCTGGACCCTCATGACTCGACCGTGCAGGCTCAAGCGAGACAGGATGGGATTCCCGACAATTGGCTGGACGCGGCCACGCGCTCTCCGGTCTATAAGCTGGCGGTCGAGTGGCGTCTGGCGTTTCCGCTCCATCCGGAATATCGGACGTTGCCCATGGTGTGGTACATTCCGCCGCTCTCACCGGTCGCGAATTCCGTCGAGATCGATCCCCCGGGAGCCGAGCCGTTTCCGGACACCTCGTCCCTCAGGATTCCAGTGCGGTATCTCGCCAATCTCCTCACCGCGGGAAACGAGGAGCCTATCGTGCGCGCCGTGGATCGGTTGCTCGCCATGCGCCGTTACATGCGAAAGAAAGACCTTGACGGCCAAGCCGATGTGTCCTTGATCCAACCGGCAGGACTGACCGAATCTCAAGTCATGGAGATGTACCGGTACCTGGCGATCGGCGATTATGAAGACCGGTACGTCATTCCAACCAGTCATCAGGAAACTGTGGCTCACAGCTTCGATGACCAGGGCTCCTGCGGTTTCTCCGCCGACAGCCGATTTTCCGAAGGGGTGACGGGCACAAGCGTGTTTGCCGGCAAGGAGCAGGCAAAGGCTCAATTCATCAGTGTGAATGACATCCGGAGGGGAAACCGCAGGCCATGA
- a CDS encoding Respiratory nitrate reductase alpha chain, which translates to MSHFLDRLLFFRENLGTFSGKHGVVKQEDRTWENAYRDRWNHDKVVRSTHGVNCTGSCSWKIYVKNGLITWETQQTDYPRTRSDLPNHEPRGCPRGASYSWYVYSAQRVKYPLVRARLMALWREARKTLSPVEAWASIVEDAQKRLHYTSIRGQGGFVRATWDEVTELIAAANVHTIRRYGPDRVAGFSPIPAMSMVSFAAGSRYLSLIGGVIPSFYDWYADLPPSSPQVWGEQTDVCEAADWYNSSYIVVWGSNIPQTRTPDAHFYTAARYKGAKTVAVAPDFAEYVKFADLWLAPRRGTDAALALALGHVILKEFHLTARSPYFLDYCRQYSDMPMLVFLRPTADGYEPGRFVRASDFEDRLGETNNPDWKTVIVDEATGRLCVPHGSIGFRWREKGRWNLDLIDATTGRKIVPALSVLPQAEEIVSLAFPYFEDDHSSIMRRLVPARRLSTVHGDSLVVTAYDLLLAGYGLDRGLGDDQAAQDYDQDVPYTPAWAEKHTGVHRHQIIRLAREFAENADKTRGRSLVIVGNGINQWYHTDMVYRAIINILVMCGCVGRSGGGWAHYVGQEKVRPLAGWTTVAFALDWIRPPRHMNGTSFFYAHTDQWRYETLRPADVLSPTAKDDPDADAAHLIDWNIRAERRGWLPSAPQLSRNPLDVVSEAETAETHPIAYAVEQLKNGKLTIASEDPDHPQNFIRNLFIWRSNLVGSSAKGHEYFLKHLMGAPHGVLAPDLKEQGAPLPREVVWRDEAPTGKLDLLVTLDFRMSSTCLYSDVVLPSATWYEKDDLNTSDMHPFIHPLCEAVNPLWESKSDWEIFKEIARKFSALAEPILGTRKDLVLTPLLHDTPSELGQPMGADDWKRGDCEAVPGKTMPTMTVVTRPYGETYDRFIMLGPLTRDLGTGAKGIAWDSKDEVEALRRVNGEESRDDREPYPKLDTARQAAQAILTLAPETNGHVAVKAWDALSQRTGRSHKHLAEGRAEEWLTFDDLVVQPRRVIPSPTWSGIESEQVTYTGSYTNVQELIPWRTLTGRQQLYQDHPWMRLFGEQVCAYKPPVDTRSVEALCRRRGENERDFLVVSWITPHQKWGIHTTYSETSPMLTLSRGGPVVWLSETEAMEAGIRDNDWIEVVNVNGALVARAILSQRIPRGVAMMYHAQDKIINMPLAPATGRRGGIHNSLTRIVMKPTHMIGGYAHLAYGYNYYGTVGTNRDEMVVVRKLDQVTWNADPVPPIPS; encoded by the coding sequence GTGAGCCATTTTTTGGACCGTCTCTTGTTCTTCCGTGAAAACCTCGGCACGTTTTCGGGGAAGCATGGGGTCGTCAAGCAGGAGGATCGCACGTGGGAGAATGCCTATCGTGATCGCTGGAATCACGACAAGGTGGTGCGGTCCACGCACGGGGTCAACTGCACCGGCTCGTGTAGCTGGAAAATCTATGTGAAAAATGGATTGATCACGTGGGAGACGCAGCAGACGGACTACCCCCGGACACGCTCCGACCTTCCGAATCATGAACCTCGCGGATGTCCGCGAGGTGCCAGCTATTCCTGGTACGTCTACAGCGCACAACGCGTTAAGTACCCCTTGGTGCGGGCACGCTTAATGGCCTTGTGGCGTGAAGCTCGGAAGACACTGTCACCGGTCGAAGCCTGGGCATCGATCGTTGAAGACGCGCAGAAACGCCTGCACTACACGTCGATTCGAGGACAAGGAGGCTTCGTGCGCGCAACCTGGGACGAGGTCACCGAACTGATCGCGGCAGCCAATGTCCATACGATCCGGCGATACGGTCCGGACCGCGTCGCCGGATTTTCACCCATCCCTGCGATGTCGATGGTCAGTTTTGCGGCCGGCAGTCGTTACTTGTCGTTGATCGGTGGTGTCATTCCGTCGTTTTACGACTGGTACGCCGACTTACCGCCCTCCTCGCCGCAGGTCTGGGGGGAACAGACCGACGTGTGCGAGGCTGCCGACTGGTACAACTCCTCGTACATTGTCGTCTGGGGATCGAACATTCCGCAGACGCGGACGCCCGATGCGCATTTCTATACGGCTGCGCGGTACAAAGGTGCCAAAACCGTCGCCGTGGCTCCGGACTTTGCGGAATACGTGAAGTTCGCGGACCTCTGGCTGGCCCCCCGCCGAGGCACCGATGCCGCGCTGGCCTTGGCGCTCGGCCATGTCATCCTGAAGGAATTTCATCTGACCGCCCGCAGTCCCTACTTCTTGGATTATTGTCGACAGTACAGCGACATGCCCATGTTGGTTTTCTTGCGTCCCACCGCCGACGGCTATGAGCCTGGCCGATTCGTTCGCGCGTCGGACTTCGAGGACCGACTGGGCGAAACCAACAATCCGGACTGGAAGACGGTGATCGTGGATGAGGCGACCGGGCGCCTGTGCGTGCCTCATGGCAGCATCGGCTTTCGATGGCGCGAGAAAGGACGATGGAATCTCGATCTGATCGACGCGACGACCGGACGTAAGATCGTGCCAGCCTTGAGCGTACTGCCGCAGGCCGAGGAGATCGTGTCGCTCGCATTTCCCTACTTTGAGGACGATCACTCATCGATCATGCGCCGCCTGGTTCCGGCCCGACGGCTCAGCACCGTTCACGGCGACAGCCTCGTCGTCACCGCCTATGACCTCCTGCTGGCCGGCTACGGTCTCGATCGGGGGCTCGGCGACGATCAGGCGGCACAGGACTACGATCAGGACGTTCCCTATACGCCGGCATGGGCTGAAAAACATACGGGCGTTCACCGCCATCAGATCATCCGTCTCGCCCGTGAGTTCGCGGAGAACGCCGACAAGACCAGAGGCCGTTCGCTGGTCATCGTCGGGAACGGGATCAACCAGTGGTACCACACCGACATGGTCTACCGCGCGATCATCAATATCCTGGTCATGTGCGGGTGCGTCGGGCGATCGGGCGGCGGGTGGGCTCATTATGTCGGCCAGGAAAAGGTGCGGCCGCTCGCTGGTTGGACCACCGTGGCGTTCGCGCTGGATTGGATTCGGCCGCCTCGACACATGAACGGCACGTCCTTTTTTTATGCCCATACCGATCAGTGGCGGTATGAAACCCTGCGACCGGCGGATGTCCTTTCTCCGACGGCCAAGGACGACCCGGATGCGGATGCCGCTCATCTTATTGATTGGAACATACGGGCAGAACGCAGAGGGTGGCTCCCTTCAGCCCCTCAGCTCAGCAGAAATCCGCTCGATGTCGTGAGCGAAGCGGAAACGGCGGAAACGCACCCGATCGCCTACGCCGTCGAGCAGCTCAAAAACGGCAAGCTCACCATCGCCTCGGAAGATCCCGATCACCCCCAAAATTTTATTCGGAACCTCTTTATCTGGCGCTCCAACTTGGTCGGTTCGAGTGCCAAGGGTCATGAATACTTTTTGAAACATCTGATGGGTGCTCCCCACGGCGTCCTGGCACCAGACCTCAAGGAGCAGGGGGCGCCGCTTCCGCGCGAAGTGGTCTGGCGCGATGAGGCTCCCACGGGAAAGCTCGATCTGCTTGTGACGCTTGATTTTCGCATGTCCTCGACCTGTCTGTATTCCGATGTCGTGCTGCCCAGCGCCACCTGGTATGAAAAGGACGACCTGAACACCTCGGACATGCACCCCTTCATCCATCCGTTGTGCGAAGCCGTGAATCCCCTCTGGGAGAGCAAGTCTGATTGGGAGATTTTTAAAGAAATCGCCAGGAAATTCTCCGCGCTCGCCGAGCCTATCCTGGGGACGCGGAAGGATCTGGTGTTGACGCCTCTGTTGCACGATACACCGAGCGAGCTCGGTCAACCGATGGGGGCGGATGACTGGAAGCGCGGGGATTGCGAGGCAGTCCCAGGGAAGACGATGCCCACCATGACCGTAGTCACGCGACCCTACGGAGAGACCTACGATCGATTCATCATGCTCGGGCCGCTGACGCGCGATCTGGGGACCGGAGCGAAGGGAATCGCGTGGGACAGCAAGGACGAGGTTGAAGCGTTGCGCCGGGTCAACGGGGAGGAGAGCCGTGACGATCGGGAGCCCTATCCGAAACTGGACACGGCGCGACAGGCGGCGCAAGCCATCCTGACGCTGGCCCCGGAGACGAACGGTCATGTTGCGGTCAAAGCCTGGGACGCGCTTTCGCAACGGACCGGGCGATCGCACAAGCATTTGGCCGAGGGGCGGGCCGAGGAGTGGCTCACATTTGATGACCTGGTGGTTCAGCCCAGGAGGGTCATCCCCTCTCCCACCTGGAGCGGTATCGAGTCGGAACAAGTCACCTACACCGGGAGCTATACCAACGTCCAGGAACTGATCCCCTGGCGTACCCTGACCGGACGCCAACAACTCTACCAGGATCATCCCTGGATGCGCCTCTTCGGCGAACAGGTCTGCGCCTACAAGCCGCCCGTAGATACTCGATCCGTTGAGGCGCTGTGCCGTCGGCGGGGAGAAAATGAAAGAGACTTCCTCGTCGTCAGTTGGATCACGCCTCACCAGAAGTGGGGGATCCATACGACCTACAGCGAGACGAGTCCCATGCTCACCTTGTCCCGAGGCGGTCCCGTCGTCTGGTTATCGGAGACGGAAGCCATGGAAGCGGGTATTCGAGACAACGATTGGATCGAAGTCGTCAATGTCAACGGCGCGCTCGTGGCGCGGGCGATCCTCAGCCAGCGGATTCCGCGCGGAGTGGCGATGATGTATCACGCGCAAGACAAGATCATCAACATGCCGCTGGCTCCGGCCACCGGTCGGCGCGGAGGCATTCACAACAGTCTCACGAGGATCGTGATGAAGCCGACCCATATGATCGGTGGGTACGCGCACCTGGCCTATGGCTATAACTACTATGGAACGGTCGGAACGAATCGCGACGAGATGGTCGTGGTGCGGAAGCTTGATCAGGTCACATGGAATGCCGATCCTGTTCCGCCCATACCCTCGTGA
- a CDS encoding Pyruvate dehydrogenase (quinone) — protein sequence MRGKEFIEYDNPFDVGMTTLLGFASGYHAMMHCGTRLMLSTDFPYQQFFPERELPEVTGSVVRLDGPSHVRKSGCFDVIRTI from the coding sequence ATGCGCGGCAAAGAGTTCATCGAGTACGACAATCCCTTCGACGTCGGCATGACCACCCTGCTCGGCTTCGCCTCCGGCTACCACGCCATGATGCACTGCGGGACGCGGTTGATGCTCAGCACCGACTTCCCCTATCAACAATTCTTTCCGGAACGGGAACTGCCCGAGGTTACTGGATCCGTCGTCCGTCTTGACGGACCATCCCATGTTCGAAAGAGCGGATGTTTCGATGTGATACGTACCATTTGA
- a CDS encoding Mobile element protein, with amino-acid sequence MLAHIIHDCFCCNSGFAAATSLSAGACAAGKAPKVSPVAAMRKLLTILNAMVHHGTRWRSTAEAAA; translated from the coding sequence ATGCTAGCCCACATTATTCATGACTGCTTCTGCTGCAATAGCGGATTCGCCGCTGCGACAAGCCTATCAGCGGGCGCGTGCGCCGCAGGTAAAGCGCCCAAGGTCTCGCCGGTGGCCGCAATGCGCAAGCTGCTGACGATACTCAATGCGATGGTACATCATGGGACCCGCTGGCGTTCCACAGCGGAAGCGGCCGCTTGA
- a CDS encoding CzcABC family efflux RND transporter, transmembrane protein — protein MSISHVRRLETERSPTPLATVVIGGLITSTVLTLFVIPVRYRRFRQPGAT, from the coding sequence ATGTCGATCAGTCATGTCCGCCGGCTGGAAACAGAGCGGAGTCCCACCCCACTGGCCACGGTCGTGATCGGCGGACTCATCACCTCGACCGTCCTCACCCTGTTCGTCATCCCCGTCCGATATCGGAGGTTTCGACAGCCGGGCGCCACATGA
- a CDS encoding Response regulator receiver protein, with amino-acid sequence MATIMVIDDEASIRSLLREVLEKAGHKVVEAQDGRQALGLYQKNKADLVIMDLLMPEVDGLEATLQLTREYLDTKIIAMTGAQGDRNFLEIAKLFGAHRTFEKPFDLKEMLAAVEAELSHQ; translated from the coding sequence ATGGCGACCATCATGGTGATCGATGACGAAGCATCCATCCGCAGCCTCCTGCGCGAGGTCTTGGAAAAGGCCGGACACAAGGTCGTCGAGGCTCAGGACGGCCGCCAAGCCTTGGGTCTCTATCAAAAAAACAAGGCCGATCTAGTCATCATGGACCTGCTTATGCCGGAAGTCGACGGGCTGGAAGCCACGCTGCAACTGACCCGCGAATATCTCGACACCAAGATCATCGCCATGACCGGTGCACAAGGGGATCGAAACTTTTTGGAGATCGCCAAGCTCTTCGGCGCTCACCGAACATTTGAAAAGCCCTTCGACCTCAAAGAAATGCTGGCGGCCGTGGAGGCTGAACTCTCCCATCAGTAG
- a CDS encoding Nitroreductase, with product MSSELPILQPPASPPSTDPVEQVMHYHQRTKHHYNRYARSLGFLDWANQPDPFRRFLGAPLVRLPLLKSDEEPSSPAYEAMYRRDAVPSQSLTLKTLSRFFELALGLSAWKRAGESEWALRNNPSSGNLHPTEGYVLLPSIDGLDLTAGLYHYASKEHGLELRANVPPHDMARLLAAFPPGAFLFGLTSVFWREAWKYGERAFRYCNHDVGHAIGSARIAAATLGWRMVLLDGVDQNTAAMLLGTHRTADFGEAEPEHPDCLAVVWPCENVKREASIVKRGGADLPLFLEPTLVKDFSPTSWHGTANRLTHEHAVHWEIIDKAADASWKTVVEHHSIRLPQAAVPSATIRTSRTTSDAAAIIRRRRSAVSFDGRTSISAATFFHMLERVMPQVDRLQPDRPMPWDVLPWEPAIHLMLFVHRVEGLAPGLYVLVRDRAKLPLLQQSMNPELEWTPAPDCPGDLPLYWLLQGDAQRLAAQVSCQQAIAGDSAFSLGMLAEFEGRLRQGGAWWYPRLFWEAGLVGQVLYLEAEAAGVRGTGIGCFFDDPVHEIVGIKDLSVQSLYHFTIGGPVEDQRLMTLPPYHHLASRS from the coding sequence ATGAGTTCGGAACTGCCGATCCTTCAACCGCCGGCTTCTCCCCCCTCGACCGACCCGGTCGAACAGGTGATGCACTATCACCAGCGGACGAAACACCATTACAATCGCTACGCCCGCTCACTCGGCTTTCTGGATTGGGCGAATCAGCCGGATCCCTTTCGGCGTTTTCTCGGGGCGCCGCTGGTGCGACTGCCGCTGTTGAAGTCGGATGAAGAACCGTCGTCGCCCGCCTATGAGGCCATGTACCGGCGGGACGCAGTACCCTCGCAATCGCTGACCCTCAAGACCCTTTCGCGTTTCTTCGAGTTGGCGCTGGGGCTCTCGGCCTGGAAGAGAGCCGGGGAGTCCGAGTGGGCCCTGCGAAACAATCCTTCGTCCGGTAACCTCCATCCGACGGAGGGCTATGTGCTGTTGCCGTCGATCGATGGCCTCGATCTCACCGCGGGTCTCTATCATTACGCATCGAAGGAACATGGCCTGGAATTACGTGCGAATGTTCCACCTCACGACATGGCGCGGCTGTTGGCTGCCTTTCCGCCCGGCGCCTTTCTCTTCGGCCTGACCTCCGTGTTCTGGCGCGAAGCCTGGAAGTACGGCGAGCGGGCGTTTCGTTATTGCAATCACGATGTAGGGCACGCGATCGGCTCGGCGCGCATCGCTGCTGCGACGCTCGGGTGGAGGATGGTTCTGCTGGACGGGGTCGATCAAAACACCGCGGCGATGCTGTTGGGGACCCACCGCACCGCCGACTTCGGCGAGGCGGAACCGGAGCATCCGGACTGTCTCGCGGTGGTCTGGCCTTGTGAGAATGTGAAACGTGAAGCGTCGATCGTGAAGCGCGGTGGAGCGGACTTACCGTTGTTCCTCGAACCGACACTCGTCAAGGACTTTTCGCCGACATCGTGGCATGGGACGGCCAATCGGTTGACGCACGAGCATGCGGTGCATTGGGAGATCATCGATAAGGCTGCAGATGCCTCTTGGAAGACGGTTGTGGAGCATCACAGCATTCGGCTTCCGCAGGCTGCAGTCCCCTCTGCGACGATCCGCACTTCACGAACGACGAGCGACGCTGCTGCGATCATTCGCCGGCGCCGCAGCGCCGTCTCCTTCGATGGCCGCACCTCGATCTCCGCCGCGACCTTCTTCCATATGTTAGAACGCGTGATGCCGCAGGTTGACCGGCTGCAGCCGGATCGTCCGATGCCGTGGGATGTCTTGCCCTGGGAGCCGGCGATCCACCTGATGCTGTTCGTGCATCGTGTGGAAGGCTTGGCGCCGGGGCTCTATGTCTTGGTGCGTGATCGGGCTAAGTTGCCGCTCTTGCAGCAATCGATGAATCCCGAATTGGAATGGACTCCTGCTCCGGACTGTCCTGGCGACCTCCCGCTCTATTGGCTCTTACAAGGGGATGCGCAGCGCCTGGCGGCACAGGTCAGTTGCCAGCAGGCGATCGCCGGAGACAGCGCCTTTTCGCTCGGCATGCTGGCTGAATTCGAAGGCCGCTTGCGACAGGGGGGCGCCTGGTGGTATCCACGATTGTTCTGGGAAGCAGGTCTGGTCGGGCAGGTGTTGTATCTGGAGGCGGAGGCGGCTGGAGTGCGAGGGACCGGCATCGGTTGTTTCTTCGATGATCCGGTCCATGAGATCGTGGGCATCAAGGATCTCTCGGTTCAGTCGCTGTACCATTTCACGATCGGTGGTCCGGTCGAGGATCAACGGTTGATGACGCTGCCGCCGTATCATCATTTGGCCAGTCGTTCGTGA
- a CDS encoding Alkyl hydroperoxide reductase and/or thiol-specific antioxidant family (AhpC/TSA) protein, whose product MAVESTMLPFGTPAPTFMLRDVVNGQVYRLDSFGGKEALLVMFICQHCPYVRHVEDEIAKIGQDYAETGLGIIAISSNDPVAYPDDAPVKLKAMAERLAFRFPFCFDDAQAVAKAYRAACTPDFYLFDQARQLAYHGQLDDSRPGNNKPVTGRDLRAAIDALLAGKAVAPNQRASIGCSIKWKPGNAPAYAR is encoded by the coding sequence ATGGCAGTGGAATCGACGATGCTTCCGTTCGGAACACCTGCCCCTACGTTTATGCTGCGCGATGTGGTGAACGGGCAGGTCTACAGGCTCGATTCGTTCGGCGGAAAGGAGGCGTTACTGGTCATGTTCATCTGCCAGCACTGTCCCTACGTGCGGCACGTCGAGGACGAGATCGCCAAGATCGGGCAAGATTACGCGGAGACGGGGTTGGGCATCATCGCGATCAGCAGCAACGATCCGGTTGCCTATCCCGACGACGCACCGGTCAAGCTGAAGGCAATGGCCGAACGCCTCGCGTTCAGGTTTCCGTTCTGTTTCGACGATGCTCAAGCGGTTGCGAAGGCCTATCGTGCCGCCTGCACGCCGGACTTCTACCTATTCGATCAGGCACGGCAGTTGGCCTATCATGGGCAACTCGACGACAGCCGTCCCGGCAACAACAAGCCGGTCACAGGCCGAGACCTGCGCGCCGCGATCGACGCCCTCCTCGCCGGAAAAGCCGTTGCTCCCAACCAAAGGGCCAGCATCGGCTGCAGCATCAAGTGGAAGCCTGGCAACGCGCCGGCCTATGCCCGGTAG
- a CDS encoding RNA polymerase ECF-type sigma factor: METASRQAASTIDPKLLTRVAKGDQQAFGQLYDQSSTLLFTLAYRILSDREEAAELLQEVYLEVWRKIAKYDVGRGSPIAWLVTLTRSRAIDRLRTRTSRGNHVVADSFEHPLVSQTPDASPNPYETQEDQELRQMIVKAILDLPLPQQQAIEMAFYQGLTHTEIAAKLNQPLGTVKTRIKLAMTKLRASLHQTLPQGDGV, translated from the coding sequence ATGGAAACTGCCTCCCGACAAGCCGCCTCGACCATCGACCCCAAACTCTTGACCCGCGTGGCCAAGGGAGACCAGCAGGCATTCGGCCAGCTGTACGATCAATCCAGCACGCTGCTCTTTACCCTGGCCTATCGAATCCTGAGCGATCGCGAAGAAGCCGCGGAATTGCTTCAGGAGGTCTATCTGGAAGTGTGGCGCAAAATCGCCAAATACGACGTGGGACGGGGCAGTCCCATCGCCTGGCTGGTCACCTTGACACGCAGCCGCGCCATCGACCGGCTGCGCACCAGAACCTCGCGCGGGAACCATGTCGTGGCCGACTCGTTCGAACACCCGCTGGTCTCTCAGACGCCCGACGCGAGCCCGAATCCGTACGAAACCCAGGAAGACCAAGAACTGCGGCAGATGATAGTGAAGGCGATTCTCGACCTGCCGCTCCCGCAGCAGCAGGCCATCGAAATGGCCTTCTATCAGGGCTTGACCCATACGGAGATCGCCGCCAAATTGAATCAGCCGCTCGGGACGGTCAAGACCAGGATCAAGTTGGCGATGACGAAACTCCGCGCGTCCTTGCACCAGACGCTGCCGCAGGGTGACGGAGTATGA